CGTCCCACTTGTTGCCTTTTGTACCAATGCTTTAAGGGCGCATTCTCCCTCTCCGAAAGGAAGGGTAAACACACTTAGCCATTCGGTATATTCTCTTATATAATCTATGTGCCAATGCTTTCTTTTTTCCAATTTATAATGCCTCTCAACACGCCTCCGGATATTTTTTTTTGCACTTCCAATATAGACGTAAAATCCTTCTGAAAAATAGACTTCTCTTTTCCCTATATGGATGTGAGCGTTGTTACAAAGTTTCAGATTAAGGACATACAATTGGTGGTTATCATCTATCATGCCAATCGTCATATTATCGATCCCCTTTTAATCTCTCATTTGCATGAAAAAGGTCATGATATCCTACTTCACTAATGTTTTAATAATCACGTTTAATGCTTTTTGTTGTGTTTCAATAGCCATTGTTGGTAAGGTTGGATTATTTACTGCCATGTCAGGAGTAGCCGGAACATGGATAAACCCAGCCTGTATATTCATGTCAGCCACTTTAATGGTATATAAAAGGGAATATAAAGTCGTGTTACATATGTAGGTACCCGCACTATTCGAAATATGAGCTGGGATAGACTCCTCTCTTAAAGCATTATATAGGCGCCTTAACGGAAGCGTAGCAAGCAACCCGTCAGGACCACCTTCAACAATAAATCTATCAACAGGCCGATCCCCATTATTATCTCCTTGTTGGCCTTCACCACCTGAATCTTGAATATTTATGGCGATCCTTTCAAGGTTTATAGCTGATCTGCCAGCAGCTACGCCTAAACATATTACGAAGTCTGGTTGATACTCCTCTACTTTCTTCATTAAATGTACGTCACATTCCTTATAAACAACTGGGAGTACTACTGTCTCTACTTCCACGTGTTCACCGAGATCCAACTTGGACACCCAGTTAACTAAATCACTAGTTGGATTTCGGGTCATGCCACCAAATGGCTCAAAGCCACTAATCAATAGTCGCAAATCTCATCACGTCCTTTCCTCTCTATTTTCTGCTTCTATGTCTTAAATTGCAAGCATATCATATAGACTTCTACTGTATATGACACTTAAAGAGTACATTATCAACTATACGAAAATGTAATAAAATCTTCTTTATTTAAGTGTCCTGCTTATTTTCCATATGATAGGATTAGCATATAACCTGTAATTAACATCTATGAGATAGCAACCATTAGGGGGTGGAGAGGCTATGCCTGTCGCTGATAAAAAAATGGATCGTCAGTCATTTTATGATTTGATCCCTGAATCAATACAACAACTGTTAGTTAAAGAAGGAACTGAAGTCTCTGCAAACAAAGACAGTATTGTCTTTTATGAAGGCGAGGTGCCTAAACATATTTATTTTATTCTAGAAGGCCAAGTAAGACTTACTAAAACATCTGCAGAAGGGAAAGTCTTTTTCCTGCAAAAGAAAAAACAATATGACCTTCTTGGTGAACTGAGCATCTTTAATTCATTAAAATATCAATATAACGCTGAGGTCATACAAGACGCTTTACTGCTGCGTTTCACTTGTAACCAATTAGAACGTCTTCTCATCGCTCATGAAGAATTAGCGGTAGCATATATGAGATGGCTCTCAAAAGAAAATCAGGTCATGATGGCCCAATTTAGAGATCTTGTTTTTTGCGGAAAACAAGGCGCTGTTTTTTCTATTTTAGTGAGACTATCTAATGAATATGGTCAACCGGTCTCTCAAGGAATTCTCATTAATCGTAAAATAACAAATCAAGAACTAGCTAATTACGTCGGGGCCACAAGAGAAAGCATCAATAGAATTTTAAAAAGGCTTATTAAACAAAAAATCCTCTCCGTAAACACTAAATACATTACAATTCACGATTTAGCGTTCTTACAAGCCCACCTGCGCTGTAAACATTGTCCCTTTGAGGAATGTACAATCTAACACTTCGTTAATTTATCTGTGAGTCCTTATTATGACGAGGGCTCTTTTTAGCTTGACCACAAACACTAAACAGAGATCCATCTAAAAAAACGAGACGGGTATACATACTTGTCTCGTTTAATTCATCCTGTATCATGTTTAAAATCTCATCATTGTTTTTTATCGTGTGATTCTCGTACTTCTAGTCCTCTCACGAATAACGTGACACTTTCTTCTATAAAAGTTTCCAAAGACAAATGCGACACTTTTTGGCCACCTAGATGGCGCGCCATAAAGAAACCTAAATTCATCCACAAAAAATTCATTGCATGAGCTTCTACATTACAAGCTATCATCTTCCCTCGTTTCTGCATCTCTTTAAAATAATCTACTAAGTACAGTTTTAACCTTTTAGGATTTTCAGATAGTTGTTCACCAATAAAAGGATGGGTGTGTCTTTCTTGATACGAGAGAAGTACCATTTTATAATTATACTGGTTATACTTATGATAAGTTTCGCTTACTCTCTTTAAATCATCCTTCAAATTATAGGTCACATGATCAAATAATATGGCTTTCATATCAATTAAGTAAGAGTGTGTTTCAACTGCTCTCTCTAAAAGAGTTTGTTTTGTACCAAAATGTCTAAACAGAGTCATTTCACTAAATCCAGATTCTGCAGCAATTTCTTTCGTCGTCACTGCTTTAAACCCTTTTTTCTCCATGAGATCAATCGCTGTTTCTAATATTATCTCTTCCGTTGTCATCGTGACATTATTCGTATTAACCATTGAACTCACCACCTGGATCTATAATGTGCATTGCTTCACATTTGATAGTACTGACTCACATCTCATCTTTATTATAAAGAAGAATAGCCTGTTGGAATAAGCTAATTAGTTACAATTCCGTATCAGCTCTATGACAAATTTATGACGTTTTATGCTCATCAGTCAGCAAATAATCTCCTGACAAATTACTAAAAACCCGATATTCTCCACTTAATAGCCGGTCAAATCTAGCATGTCATCATAGAAGGCTTACAGATGTAGTTAAAAAGAGAGAGTTAAAACCATTACAACAGGCTTTTTTACTCATGTCAAAGAAGTGAGTTAAACATGGGCCTTCTTCTCATTTTCGTCACCTTATTATTTCACATATCGAATAGAGGAAAGTTTCCAGCCCTCTTCAAATGTAAAGATGACCTCAATTCCACCATCATACTGAAAGCCATCATTTGTTAATGTATACATGGCATATTCACTCGTATAATGGTCGTCACCCTCTAATGAAAAGCTCCTCTGAGCTATGTAAGGAATAGGGTCAAATTGTAAGTAGTGCATCGTCCTATCTATGCCACTTTCGTCATCCACTATGTGTAAGGCTTCTAAATCACGATCAATACTCACATTAGAAGCAAGCATTGTTTGTAAGTCATCATGGTTTCTTTCATGCATATATTCAAAAATGTCTACTAATTTCTCCTCTATTTCCACTCTTAAAGCTAGTTCATCTTCATGCTGTTCTTCCGTTTCAATCGCATGCTGCTTATATGTTAAGATGTCATTCTTCAATCGTTTGTTTTCTTCTTCTAATTCTTCTATTTTCTTCCGTTCGTCTTCCAGTTGTTCAGTGAGTTTCTTATTAGTTGAAACGAGGGTAGTGAGATCTTCAGATTCGTCCACTTCTACTGTGGATCCTTCCTCATTGTCATTACAAGCTGCAAGGATAAGGACAACACACCCTATAAAAGCAAAGAAATTATTCTTCATTATCCATTCCCCTTTTTTACGAATAAGGTTCCTATTTAGCCATTTTATAACTCTTCTAGTTTATCACTATGTAAGAGTAAATGAAAAGTTTTTTAGAGCAAGAAAACCAACTTCATTGGACATGAAGTTGGTTTTAGCCGCAAGGCTCTTATTCCCATTACAGTTAAATCCAGAAAAACGCCGCTCCTAAAGCAAATCCTCCAATTGCTGCCAATGCTATCGGGACTGTGTAAAAACCGTAACCATACCCGCCAAAATCACTGGCTGGTTGCAAATAAACGTGATGTTGATCCACATGAACGATTTTCCCATAATATTTTCTGCCACACAAATCTGTTATATGCACATACCTACCTTTGTACCTATAACATAGATCATAATAATATTGCGCCTGACACACGTGCTCACCTCCTCAACATCTTCATAATAGTGTATTGAGAAGGAGAAATTTCGGTTGGACAAACGACTCAAATTTTTTGTTTTACTTACAATTTACCGATAAAAAGGGCTTTATCCCCCTTTTTAATCATAAAGAAGAGTGGCTATCACATGGTGTATAAAGAATGAACAACACAACTCATTTTAAAAAGAAGAGAAAGGTTACCCTTCCTCTTCTTGACAGGCCGTTATAATTAATTACGACGGTCTTTTTTATTTTTTTCTACTATTTCTTCTAAAACGTGTAAAAGATCTTCCTTACTCATTTCAGAAACTTTGCTTGCATCTTTTCCAGATGGCCTGGTGTCAAATGTCTTCTCTTTTTCAGTATTAGCATCGACTTTATTTACTAATTCGTCCTCTCTCTCACTATCCACTACTTCTACATCATACTCATTAAATGGACTCTCATCAGCTTCTTTATAAAACTCGGATAGCTGTGGTTCTGATAAGTTTTCTGCTTCATTAGATGGTAATTGATAGTGATGTCTTTCACGCCCTTGCTCATCCGTATATTTATCTTCCAATAAATACGCAGGAATACGCTGACCATCTGGCATTACATATTTTCTGTTAATAAATCGTGTATCCTTATCAAACAAACTATATATGACAGGAATCAATATAAGTGTTAAAAAGGTGGAACTGACCATCCCACTAATAACGGTAATAGCCATCGGCTGCTGAATTTCTGTCCCTTCACCGATTCCTAAAGCTAATGGGACTAAACCTAATATCGTCGTAAGTGCAGTCATTAATATTGGTCTTGCCCGATCTTTAACACCTTCAATAATGGCTTCATAGCTCCGATAACCTGCTTCCTTTCGTTGATTAATATAATCGACAAGTACGATCGCATTGTTAACAACAATGCCTACGAGCACAATGAGACCGATAAATGCTGTCACGCTAATAGGTGTTAATGTTACTGTCAAGCCAATCGCTACGCCAATGACGACTAATGGGACAGTAAACATGATGACAAATGGGTACCTAAGAGATTCAAATTGAGCTGCTAGTACAAGGTATACAAATACAATCGCTAAAATTAAAGCCAGTGTTAAATCACTTAAGGCATCCTCTAATAACTGCTGATCGCCTGTATAACTAATCGTTGTTTCATCAGGTAGCTCATAATCATCTATAGTCTCCACAACTAATGCATTTATTTCTCCTAAGTGATAGTCCGTTCCAAACGTAAGAGAAAATTGAACTGCCTGTTCCTGATTTGCGCGGTTTATTGTCTCAGGACTCGTCCCTTCTTCAAAATCAGCTAAATCATTTAGAGTTGTATACTCTCCCTCGTTATTACGAATGAGTAAGTTTTCCAATGCTTCAGAACTAGCAATATAGTCATCATCATAACGAACATGTACTTCATAAATATCATTTTCCGCCGTCACCACTTGAGTGGCAAAAACGCCTCCTGTTTTTTCGTTAACAGCTTCAGCAATTCCCGCTGGTGTAAGTCCTGCTTCTCTAGCCGCTTCATCATCAATGATAAGCTGTAATTCAGGAATGGTTTCTTCCAGTGAGTTTGTCACATCTGTAAATTCATTCATATCATTGAATTCTTCTAGTAAATCGTGTGCTACTTCTTCCAAACGTTTTGGGTTAGAATCACTAATATCAAACGTAAACGTATTTGGATCCGTTCCTAGTGACCCCTCAACTTCCATTGAAATATCAGCATCAGGGGCAGCTCGTTCAACATCTCGACGAATAGTGTCGATAAACGCCAACGTGGAGATATCTCGATCTGCTATCGGAACGAGTGTGACATAAATTACGGCTTGATGTGCGGTACTTCCCCCACCCATTTGCATTCCACTACCGGAAGATCCCGTTACTGCCGTATAATGTTCTATTTCTGGATAATCATCTAATATCGTTTCAATTTCTTGAACATCTTCATAGGTGACCTCTAATGTTGTACCTGCTTCATTCTCCACTTCAATTTGGAAAAAGCCTTCATCTGTGGCAGGCATAAACTCTGTCCCTACTCTTGATACACCAAAAACACCTGCAATTAAAAGAACCACTGTTATTGAGAAAACAATCACTCTATTTTTAAGCGCCCATCTCGTTGTTCTATCGAAGAACCCGATAAACCGGGAATTCCTTCTTTTCTCTTCAATGGCTTCTGCTGGTGCTTTAAGCCAGCGACTGGCAAGCATCGGTACAATGGTTAGAGCTACGAAGAGAGATGCTACTAAGCTAAAGGATACAGTGAATGCAAACTCTCTAAATAAGTTTCCAACAATGCCAGAAATAAAGACAACTGGTAAAAAGACAGAGATTGTCGTTAATGTTGACGCTGTAATAGCTGTCGCCACTTCCTTAGTTCCTTCATAAGCTGCTTGCTTAGGCTCTTTTTTCATGGCTAAATGTCGATAAATATTTTCAATAACAACGATAGAGTTATCGACTAACATTCCGATTCCAAGGGCCAATCCGCCCAGTGTCATAATGTTTAATGAGAAGTTAGAGAAATATAACAACACAAAGGTAACAATGACAGAAAAGGGGATAGCGATACCGATTAATAGTGGTGTTTTAAAACTTCTTAAAAAGAAGAATAGGACGAGCATAGCAATGATTCCCCCGCCAAGCAGTGCCATTCCTACACTTGATACAGCCAAATCTACATAATTCCCTTGATCAAACAAAACGTCTGCATCAATATCACGATATTGCTCCTCTTCTAGGAGCTCTTCTAATCCGTTCATAAAATCTCGAGAAACTTGAGACGTATTAGCATCAGCCTGTTGTTGGACACTCACTAAAATAGCGTCTTCCTGATTCGTTTGTGTGATGACATCCATGGGTTCTGGCGCTATTTCCACATTTGCCACATCGACTAGTGTAATATCATCTCCAGAGTCTGGATCAACCGTTAACACAATATTTTCAACATCTTCAATGTCACCTAACTCAAATAAAACACGTGTTGAGATGTCTGTATCACCATCCGTTACAACACCTCCTGGCGCAGTCACATTGTGTGTTTGGAGTACTTGAACCACGTCAGAGTGATCAAGTCCATAGGCCTCAAGATCGTTTTGATCAAGAGTGATCGCAATTTCCTCAATAGCATCCCCCATGAGATCGATCGTGGCGACGCCCTCAATTCGAAGTAGTTCAGCCTCGAGATCCTGAACAAGATTATTTAAATCCGCCTCATCAGTGCCAGCCGACAAAGAAAGCTGAATGATTGGAAACTGGGAAGGATCGAATTTTAAAAATTGTGGATTACCTGCTCCTGATGGTAGCGGTGCCTGATTCATTCTGCTAATAATATCGTTCTCTACATCATCTATGGAAGTTGTCCATGAAAATTCTAAAATAGTCATAGAAGATCCTTCCATAGAGATGCTGCTAATATTATTTAACCCTGAAATAGTTGATAAACTGTCCTCCATAGGCTGAGTGACTCTATCGACCACTTCCTCAGGACTAGCATCATTATAGCTTGTCACGACGGCTGCCATAGGCGCATCAATATCTGGTATAAGCTTTAACGGTATATTCGTTAGTGAAACAAATCCTAAGATTAAGAATAACGTCATCGTAACGAGAGTAAAAACAGGCCTTTTAATAGAAAAGCCAGTTAAATGTTTCATTTGGAATCCTCCTTTTGAGTCTCAAGAATGATGTCGTTTAATTGCTTCAGAGTATCCCTGATCTCCAATAATCTCTTTTTATCGATCTTTGCTAAATATTTTGTCGTAATAGCACTGCGCTTTTCTTGAAGGTCTGCTAACAATTGCTCTCCCTCACTACCTAATCGCAATAGTGTACTACGTCTATTCGTTTGATCAATTTCTCTAGTGACTAGCCGCATTTGTTCCATTTTTGTGACCATCTGACTAATGGCACTAGGAGATAAGTTCATGATTTGCGCTAAATCTTTCACGTATTTTACGCCTTTTCTACCAATTAGAAGAAGCGTTAACTGTTGATTTGGTGATAGCTTGTTCTCGAATTCCGAGCCGAATTCATAATTGAACTTCAAATTTATATCTACCACATGACTTTCAATTTCATCCATTATTTCTTTTATATCACTCATAGAACCTCCACAATTATTAAGAAATTAAACAATTAACTTTTTTAACTATAAGCATTATGAACTTTAGTGTCAATGAACACGTACCGACTGCCCTAAAGATAACTTATCGGACCTTTAGGGGCAGTTTATCCCCCACCTAAACTCTTCGATCTTCTTAAGTTTTGAGGTGAGGGTTTTACTGCCCCTTAAAAGTGGGATAAAGCGTGAAAAATAGTAAAATGAGAACAATTAAGAGTGTAGCTGTTTCTTTATCCCAGCTAACCGTCCGAAAAACACCCGCCTGAAAATAGAGATGAGAGATAGATCTATATAGATGGGAGATAACGACCGCTAATGTGATTGACTCAACTACCAACCAGTAGGTGAAGAACGAAAACGCCCACTGATTGAAGGCGCGTTTTATCCT
The Salipaludibacillus sp. LMS25 DNA segment above includes these coding regions:
- a CDS encoding MarR family winged helix-turn-helix transcriptional regulator produces the protein MSDIKEIMDEIESHVVDINLKFNYEFGSEFENKLSPNQQLTLLLIGRKGVKYVKDLAQIMNLSPSAISQMVTKMEQMRLVTREIDQTNRRSTLLRLGSEGEQLLADLQEKRSAITTKYLAKIDKKRLLEIRDTLKQLNDIILETQKEDSK
- a CDS encoding GIY-YIG nuclease family protein, with product MTIGMIDDNHQLYVLNLKLCNNAHIHIGKREVYFSEGFYVYIGSAKKNIRRRVERHYKLEKRKHWHIDYIREYTEWLSVFTLPFGEGECALKALVQKATSGTVEVNKIGSSDCRCDSHFLKVKRPCRPCDLNVQAFTNS
- a CDS encoding Crp/Fnr family transcriptional regulator, translating into MPVADKKMDRQSFYDLIPESIQQLLVKEGTEVSANKDSIVFYEGEVPKHIYFILEGQVRLTKTSAEGKVFFLQKKKQYDLLGELSIFNSLKYQYNAEVIQDALLLRFTCNQLERLLIAHEELAVAYMRWLSKENQVMMAQFRDLVFCGKQGAVFSILVRLSNEYGQPVSQGILINRKITNQELANYVGATRESINRILKRLIKQKILSVNTKYITIHDLAFLQAHLRCKHCPFEECTI
- a CDS encoding pyroglutamyl-peptidase I, with translation MRLLISGFEPFGGMTRNPTSDLVNWVSKLDLGEHVEVETVVLPVVYKECDVHLMKKVEEYQPDFVICLGVAAGRSAINLERIAINIQDSGGEGQQGDNNGDRPVDRFIVEGGPDGLLATLPLRRLYNALREESIPAHISNSAGTYICNTTLYSLLYTIKVADMNIQAGFIHVPATPDMAVNNPTLPTMAIETQQKALNVIIKTLVK
- a CDS encoding efflux RND transporter permease subunit, producing MKHLTGFSIKRPVFTLVTMTLFLILGFVSLTNIPLKLIPDIDAPMAAVVTSYNDASPEEVVDRVTQPMEDSLSTISGLNNISSISMEGSSMTILEFSWTTSIDDVENDIISRMNQAPLPSGAGNPQFLKFDPSQFPIIQLSLSAGTDEADLNNLVQDLEAELLRIEGVATIDLMGDAIEEIAITLDQNDLEAYGLDHSDVVQVLQTHNVTAPGGVVTDGDTDISTRVLFELGDIEDVENIVLTVDPDSGDDITLVDVANVEIAPEPMDVITQTNQEDAILVSVQQQADANTSQVSRDFMNGLEELLEEEQYRDIDADVLFDQGNYVDLAVSSVGMALLGGGIIAMLVLFFFLRSFKTPLLIGIAIPFSVIVTFVLLYFSNFSLNIMTLGGLALGIGMLVDNSIVVIENIYRHLAMKKEPKQAAYEGTKEVATAITASTLTTISVFLPVVFISGIVGNLFREFAFTVSFSLVASLFVALTIVPMLASRWLKAPAEAIEEKRRNSRFIGFFDRTTRWALKNRVIVFSITVVLLIAGVFGVSRVGTEFMPATDEGFFQIEVENEAGTTLEVTYEDVQEIETILDDYPEIEHYTAVTGSSGSGMQMGGGSTAHQAVIYVTLVPIADRDISTLAFIDTIRRDVERAAPDADISMEVEGSLGTDPNTFTFDISDSNPKRLEEVAHDLLEEFNDMNEFTDVTNSLEETIPELQLIIDDEAAREAGLTPAGIAEAVNEKTGGVFATQVVTAENDIYEVHVRYDDDYIASSEALENLLIRNNEGEYTTLNDLADFEEGTSPETINRANQEQAVQFSLTFGTDYHLGEINALVVETIDDYELPDETTISYTGDQQLLEDALSDLTLALILAIVFVYLVLAAQFESLRYPFVIMFTVPLVVIGVAIGLTVTLTPISVTAFIGLIVLVGIVVNNAIVLVDYINQRKEAGYRSYEAIIEGVKDRARPILMTALTTILGLVPLALGIGEGTEIQQPMAITVISGMVSSTFLTLILIPVIYSLFDKDTRFINRKYVMPDGQRIPAYLLEDKYTDEQGRERHHYQLPSNEAENLSEPQLSEFYKEADESPFNEYDVEVVDSEREDELVNKVDANTEKEKTFDTRPSGKDASKVSEMSKEDLLHVLEEIVEKNKKDRRN
- a CDS encoding TetR/AcrR family transcriptional regulator yields the protein MVNTNNVTMTTEEIILETAIDLMEKKGFKAVTTKEIAAESGFSEMTLFRHFGTKQTLLERAVETHSYLIDMKAILFDHVTYNLKDDLKRVSETYHKYNQYNYKMVLLSYQERHTHPFIGEQLSENPKRLKLYLVDYFKEMQKRGKMIACNVEAHAMNFLWMNLGFFMARHLGGQKVSHLSLETFIEESVTLFVRGLEVRESHDKKQ